From the genome of Papaver somniferum cultivar HN1 chromosome 2, ASM357369v1, whole genome shotgun sequence, one region includes:
- the LOC113349146 gene encoding transcription factor ABORTED MICROSPORES-like has protein sequence MEGVDAYSFHEELNQESMNNSKSKILDTISLWLDLDDPSIIPQELQQLQDLQMLDENFFEFANTTTTGTNMEYEHPYPECNILPALPRPDSPFLLDLHEFDNNIISQPEDHYYHPVLPGHEEVILDQPVNNEAECEQYLNVMTESSPDSIGVDQYFQTENDNVITMASISPSSSVSDVPQQPRLKMQKTQNIEKPPKVSTKRHQSTTTVTAATVADDDDEEEEEIDDEPKKGTLNCKNLVSERNRRKRLSQQLLALRALVPNITKMDKRSVLVDALSYLRNMQEETAKLQKELKEQQLLQQRQPRLMNNDIIMEEEEEEDEDDLDDDIRPRIKTHAGSASKTKPQIIEIDIEKMEEKRFIVKITCQGANGIAGDTFRVMETTGFEITYAAVDQIKPQHVLSTVFIRVKKQDKMTEEKLKDCIISSALRCGLSVLPAC, from the exons atggaggGAGTAGATGCTTATAGTTTTCatgaagaattgaatcaagaatccATGAATAACTCAAAATCCAAAATCCTTGATACCATTTCTTTATGGTTGGATCTAGATGATCCCAGCATTATTCCTCAAGAGCTTCAACAACTTCAAGATCTTCAAATGCTTGATGAAAACTTTTTCGAGTTTGCAAATACCACCACCACTGGTACAAACATGGAATATGAGCATCCATATCCAGAATGTAATATTCTTCCTGCCTTACCTAGACCCGATTCACCGTTCttacttgatcttcatgaattTGATAATAACATTATTTCTCAACCTGAAGATCACTATTATCACCCTGTTCTTCCCGGTCACGAGGAAGTTATTCTTGATCAACCAGTTAATAACGAAGCAGAATGTGAGCAATATCTTAATGTAATGACTGAGAGCAGTCCTGACAGTATTGGAGTTGATCAATATTTCCAAACTGAGAACGATAATGTGATCACCATGGCGTCAATTTCGCCATCGTCCTCAGTTTCTGATGTTCCCCAACAACCGCGGCTGAAGATGCAAAAGACCCAGAATATCGAAAAGCCACCTAAAGTATCAACTAAGCGACATCAAAGTACCACTACCGTTACTGCTGCTACTGTAGCAGATGACGAcgacgaggaagaagaagaaattgatgatgaACCCAAAAAAGGAACACTAAATTGtaaaaatttagtttcagaaaggaATAGAAGGAAAAGGCTTAGTCAACAATTGCTTGCTTTACGTGCCCTTGTTCCAAATATCACAAAG ATGGATAAACGATCGGTATTAGTGGATGCACTATCTTATTTAAGGAATATGCAAGAAGAAACAGCAAAGCTACAAAAGGAGCTTAAAGAACAACAATTACTCCAACAACGTCAACCTAGATTAATGAACAATGACATTATaatggaagaggaagaggaagaggatgaGGATGATCTTGATGATGATATTCGTCCAAGAATTAAAACTCATGCCGGCTCTGCGTCTAAAACCAAACCGCAGATAATCGAg ATCGACATAGAGAAAATGGAAGAGAAAAGGTTCATAGTCAAGATAACATGTCAAGGTGCGAATGGCATAGCAGGCGACACTTTCCGCGTTATGGAAACTACAGGGTTTGAGATTACTTATGCTGCTGTAGACCAAATCAAACCCCAACATGTCTTAAGTACGGTCTTCATCAGG GTGAAAAAGCAGGACAAGATGACTGAAGAAAAGCTAAAAGATTGCATTATCAGCTCTGCCCTGAGATGTGGACTGAGTGTCCTACCTGCTTGTTAA